In Trifolium pratense cultivar HEN17-A07 linkage group LG7, ARS_RC_1.1, whole genome shotgun sequence, a genomic segment contains:
- the LOC123896781 gene encoding fruit protein pKIWI501-like produces the protein MASVEVAHQVPPTTVQENETTPEIIKTEETIPEQPATEVTVTEQPESEVPATEVPTEEPTQTTETTEETPAAPETQDPLVVATKEVVAEEAKEENSEAPKEAEESVEKVKEEAAEVEEAKATNEDESAPPAAEAVVEDENKSVESVEAPAAEAVPVETPEA, from the exons ATGGCCAGTGTTGAG GTTGCACATCAAGTACCACCAACAACAGTGCAAGAAAATGAAACAACACCAGAGATAATCAAGACAGAGGAAACAATTCCAGAACAACCAGCCACTGAAGTTACTGTCACAGAACAACCAGAGTCCGAAGTTCCTGCTACAGAAGTACCAACAGAAGAACCAACACAAACAACAGAAACAACAGAAGAAACTCCAGCTGCTCCTGAAACACAAGATCCACTTGTAGTTGCGACCAAAGAAGTGGTAGCAGAAGAAGCCAAGGAAGAGAACTCAGAAGCACCTAAAGAAGCAGAGGAATCAGTTGAAAAAGTGAAGGAAGAGGCGGCAGAAGTAGAGGAGGCTAAAGCAACCAATGAAGATGAGTCAGCTCCACCAGCAGCAGAAGCAGTAGTAGAGGATGAGAACAAATCAGTTGAATCAGTGGAAGCTCCAGCAGCAGAAGCAGTTCCAGTTGAGACTCCAGAAGCTTAA